In one window of Juglans regia cultivar Chandler chromosome 3, Walnut 2.0, whole genome shotgun sequence DNA:
- the LOC109014424 gene encoding non-classical arabinogalactan protein 30 — protein sequence MGFALKGFVLLQLTVLMVSCYPVFGEEHGALPPIPPPAETPSHHHHHHHHAHPPSHPPVQPPSHPPAHPPTHHHHHQAHPPSQVPAQPPNHHHHHHGHPPASHSPILHPPPSLPPPHLPPSHPPVHPPSHPPHHHAPSLPPVHPPVHPPAHPPMPVHPPAHSPVFHPPRSFVAVQGVVYCKSCKYAGVDTLLGASPVLGAIVKLQCNNTKYGLIQKAKTDKNGYFYLTAPKTITSYGAHKCKAFLVSSPLAACSKPSNLHYGLEGSVLKPEKPFVTDQKLPFILYSVGPFAFEPKCPH from the exons atgggGTTTGCCCTGAAAGGGTTCGTGCTGCTGCAGCTCACAGTACTGATGGTGAGCTGCTACCCTGTGTTTGGTGAAGAGCATGGAGCTCTGCCACCAATCCCACCACCGGCAGAGACCCCTAGtcaccaccaccatcaccatcaccatgCTCATCCCCCGAGTCATCCACCAGTTCAGCCTCCGAGTCACCCACCCGCTCACCCTCCTACTCACCACCATCACCATCAAGCTCACCCTCCGAGTCAAGTTCCAGCTCAACCTCCgaaccatcaccaccaccaccatggCCACCCTCCGGCCAGTCACTCACCGATACTTCATCCTCCTCCTAGTCTCCCTCCACCTCACCTGCCTCCAAGCCACCCCCCGGTTCACCCTCCAAGTCACCCACCTCATCACCATGCTCCTAGCCTCCCTCCGGTTCACCCTCCAGTCCACCCGCCGGCTCATCCCCCAATGCCGGTTCATCCCCCGGCGCATTCACCTGTTTTTCACCCACCAAGGAGCTTTGTAGCTGTTCAAGGTGTTGTTTACTGCAAGTCCTGCAAGTACGCTGGGGTTGACACACTTTTAGGCGCCTCGCCAGTTCTTG GTGCTATTGTAAAGCTACAGTGCAATAACACCAAGTACGGGCTGATCCAGAAAGCCAAAACAGACAAGAACGGCTACTTCTACCTCACAGCGCCCAAGACCATCACTTCCTATGGCGCCCACAAGTGTAAAGCCTTCCTAGTCTCATCGCCGCTGGCCGCATGCAGCAAGCCCTCTAATTTACACTACGGTCTCGAGGGTTCCGTCCTCAAGCCTGAAAAGCCATTTGTAACAGATCAGAAACTCCCATTTATTCTGTACTCCGTTGGACCTTTCGCTTTTGAACCCAAATGCCCACACTAA
- the LOC109014425 gene encoding VQ motif-containing protein 4-like, which yields MESISPRYQETQNASPSFLPSPNSRSSNSSSSSSATNSNGLQPTPPPTPPPLQHQHQHQHQHQHQPFRPITRSESANPYPTTFVQADTSSFKQVVQMLTGSSETARHASSPKPTTNNNPASDSPSKTHIPPIKSIMPKKQQSGFKLYERRSSLNNLKINPLIPVFAPNNSGFSPRKPEILSPSILDFPALTLSPVTPLIHDPFDRSAYVSFQSNVNANVNAKLDEEAEEKAIKEKGFYLHPSPSTTPRESEPRLLPLFPTTSPRVSGSS from the coding sequence ATGGAGTCAATCTCTCCAAGATACCAAGAAACTCAGAACGCAAGCCCTTCTTTCTTGCCATCCCCCAACAGCCGTAGCTCCAACagtagcagcagcagcagcgcCACCAACAGCAATGGACTCCAGCCCACGCCACCCCCGACCCCACCACCACTgcaacaccaacaccaacaccaacaccaacaccaacaccaaccTTTCAGACCCATCACCAGATCCGAATCTGCCAACCCGTATCCGACCACCTTTGTCCAAGCCGACACCTCCTCTTTCAAACAAGTCGTCCAAATGCTCACCGGATCCTCCGAGACCGCCAGGCACGCCTCCTCCCCCAAGCCCACCACCAACAACAATCCTGCATCCGACTCGCCGTCAAAGACCCACATCCCACCCATAAAATCTATCATGCCCAAGAAGCAACAATCCGGGTTCAAGCTCTATGAGCGCCGAAGTTCCCTCAATAACCTCAAGATCAACCCCTTAATCCCTGTATTCGCTCCCAACAATTCCGGCTTCTCCCCCCGTAAGCCCGAGATCCTCTCCCCGAGCATTCTTGACTTCCCGGCGCTTACTCTCAGCCCTGTCACGCCGCTCATACACGACCCCTTTGACCGATCTGCTTACGTCTCCTTCCAAAGCAACGTCAATGCCAATGTTAATGCTAAGTTAGACGAGGAGGCTGAGGAAAAAGCGATCAAAGAGAAGGGCTTTTACCTGCACCCCTCTCCGTCGACGACGCCGAGGGAATCCGAGCCCCGCCTTTTGCCTCTGTTCCCAACGACGTCGCCGAGAGTTTCAGGTTcttcttga
- the LOC109014418 gene encoding protein SMG7L-like, whose product MSTNSPVPSTEQKEKQGALAVAGNLEKQLWALIYTKSLLHSDVQDLYRKVRSSYEKIILNDHEHVEVQDVEYSLWKLHYKHIDEFRKIIKKCSADGESKNLVTQNASSVQIIDEKHIAGFKSFLSQATEFYKNLILKTRKCYSLPEDSYKKGAMSTSVKPKKMQKCQILCHRFLVCLGDLARYQEQYEKSDVQERNWSVAASHYLEATMIWPDSGNPHNQLAVLATYVGDEFLALYHCVRSLAVKEPFPDAWDNLILLMETNRSSHLNSLCGEAYFDFLKPSETSNFQTKSQSNADFSNCNMLKAEHGRSVETELWSLLVRTMSFFFLKSSFEELPCAFASAMRELDVLMALDDTKLKAALESYRCLDSARTGPFRALQVASILVFIIENLIHGPQVKRSKDKNDMEHIVRTQFAIAAALVFMGRLVDRCLKATQLYLCPLLPAVLVFVEWLLGMLDEVKVYGVDEKSRSAMGYFFGVFIELLKQFNVKPGEAMSPDGTPLWEDYELRGFATVARAHMSLYFSTPWEHIDSFESGAEFRARRITSAAMKIAERSNDSGKWILYDKLGRKFYSGESSEFPERKESEKVESPSTDLKFKEPNQHVYIATKECGEQILKVSSSNPCVNGKSVVIDEEEVILFKPLSRYNSVPLYTSVDMNNQMSPKGSGGKNVSSDECLPRAMSLLIEQTKAENDPLAFYADIYSSRCKKSFEHQEPHVKDTSAHPLLGIPISAGPPSLSAWVLNRGSLSNDREKTGNISKHGLKPIEEMASTTLAGLSIGENESSVNGSEPKSTFINFSSPTYLPPVPSAPLLPDDAVWFSGIQSNFADCRTSAGWSKANDYDGALQVSSTSSWVATHEPRGFMDNYLPTRRMTSSEWLRQYREKHNIEQANIFPVQHHVQENASKFDVFDRWGNSTSYNPGLYMESPQMPPALPLVYGADELKREKLLPGYQRPSPLGCGAVTDLRIEPHPLLQYLKEREWRLQQDPSLGGPTYMGN is encoded by the exons ATGTCTACTAATTCACCAGTTCCATCGACTGAACAGAAAGAAAAGCAGGGTGCTCTCGCTGTG GCTGGTAACTTAGAAAAACAGTTGTGGGCATTGATTTACACCAAAAGTCTATTGCACTCTGATGTTCAAGACCTGTATCGAAAAGTCCGTTCTAGTTATGAGAAAATCATTCTAAATGATCATGAACATGTGGAAGTTCAAGATGTTGAATATTCTTTGTGGAAACTACACTATAAGCATATTGATGAGTTTCGTAAGATAATAAAGAAATGTTCTGCTGATGGAGAGAGCAAAAACTTGGTGACACAAAATGCCAGTAGTGTGCAGATAATTGATGAAAAACATATAGCTGGATTCAAGTCATTTCTTTCTCAAGCAACTGAGTTTTACAAAAATTTGATATTGAAAACCAGAAAATGTTATAGCCTTCCCGAAGACTCTTACAAAAAAGGTGCCATGTCTACTTCGGTCAAACCAAAGAAGATGCAGAAATGCCAAATTTTATGCCATCGATTTTTAGTTTGTCTAGGGGATCTTGCTAGATACCAAGAACAATATGAAAAATCTGATGTTCAAGAACGTAACTGGTCAGTTGCAGCTTCCCACTACCTGGAAGCAACAATGATTTGGCCAGATAGTGGAAACCCCCATAATCAG TTGGCGGTATTGGCTACATATGTTGGTGATGAGTTCCTTGCTTTGTACCACTGTGTAAGGAGTTTAGCTGTTAAAGAACCTTTCCCTGATGCCTGGGATAACCTAATTTTACTCATGGAGACG AACAGGTCATCTCATTTGAATTCCCTTTGTGGAGAGGCCTACTTTGATTTCTTAAAACCTTCTGAAACAAGCAACTTCCAGACGAAATCACAATCAAATGCTGATTTCTCAAATTGCAATATGTTGAAAGCTGAACACGGTCGCTCTGTGGAAACAGAATTATGGTCTCTTCTTGTCAGAACTATGAGTTTCTTTTTCCTAAAATCCAG TTTTGAGGAATTACCTTGTGCCTTTGCATCTGCTATGAGAGAGTTGGATGTTTTAATGGCACTAGATGATACAAAACTAAAGGCTGCATTGGAATCTTACCGGTGTTTGGATTCAGCTAGAACAGGCCCTTTTCGAGCCCTGCAAGTTGCTTCTATACTCGTCTTTATTATAGAGAACCTAATTCATGGTCCACAAGTTAAAAGgtcaaaagataaaaatgatatgGAACACATTGTCCGGACACAATTTGCAATTGCAGCAGCTTTAGTTTTCATGGGACGCCTTGTTGATAGATGTCTGAAGGCTACCCAATTGTATCTTTGCCCTCTTTTACCAGCTGtgcttgtatttgtggagtggCTGCTGGGCATGCTTGATGAAGTAAAAGTGTATGGGGTTGATGAAAAAAGTAGAAGCGCCATGGGTTACTTTTTTGGTGTGTTTATTGAACTTCTAAAGCAGTTCAATGTTAAACCTGGCGAAGCCATGTCTCCGGATGGTACTCCTCTGTGGGAAGACTATGAATTGAGAGGCTTTGCAACAGTTGCACGTGCACATATGTCATTGTACTTTTCAACTCCTTGGGAACACATAGACAGCTTTGAAAGTGGAGCTGAATTCCGTGCTCGCCGCATCACTAGTGCTGCAATGAAGATTGCAGAGAGATCAAATGATTCTGGTAAGTGGATTCTGTATGATAAATTAGGAAGAAAATTCTACAGTGGAGAGTCAAGTGAATTTCCAGAGAGAAAAGAATCGGAAAAAGTAGAGTCCCCCAGTACTGATCTTAAATTCAAAGAGCCCAACCAGCATGTTTACATAGCCACAAAAGAATGTGGGGAACAGATCCTGAAGGTAAGTTCAAGTAACCCCTGTGTGAATGGTAAATCTGTTGTCATTGATGAAGAAGAAGTCATTCTTTTCAAACCTCTCTCGAGATATAACTCAGTGCCACTTTACACTTCCGTTGACATGAACAATCAAATGTCTCCAAAAGGTTCTGGGGGTAAAAATGTATCTTCTGATGAATGCTTGCCCCGAGCTATGTCACTACTTATTGAGCAAACCAAGGCTGAGAATGATCCTTTGGCTTTCTATGCTGACATCTATAGTTCCCGGTGCAAGAAGTCATTCGAGCATCAGGAGCCTCACGTGAAGGATACTTCAGCACATCCATTGTTAGGAATCCCAATCTCTGCTGGGCCTCCCTCACTAAGTGCTTGGGTCCTCAATAGGGGAAGTTTGAGCAATGATAGAGAGAAGACAGGTAATATTAGCAAACACGGCTTGAAGCCTATCGAAGAAATGGCTTCTACAACCTTGGCTGGTCTCTCCATAGGCGAAAATGAGAGTTCTGTGAATGGTTCTGAGCCCAAATCTACATTCATCAATTTCTCATCTCCTACATACTTACCTCCAGTGCCTTCTGCTCCTTTATTGCCTGATGATGCCGTTTGGTTTAGTGGCATTCAATCTAACTTTGCTGACTGCAGAACCTCTGCAGGCTGGAGCAAAGCAAATGATTATGATGGTGCATTGCAGGTATCAAGCACTTCAAGTTGGGTTGCTACTCATGAGCCTCGTGGTTTCATGGATAATTACCTACCAACACGTCGAATGACTTCTTCTGAATGGCTTCGCCAGTACAGAGAAAAACACAATATTGAGCAAGCCAATATATTTCCGGTTCAGCATCATGTTCAGGAGAACGCTTCTAAGTTTGATGTATTTGATCGGTGGGGAAATTCTACGTCTTATAACCCAGGTTTATACATGGAGAGCCCACAAATGCCTCCGGCTCTTCCTCTTGTTTATGGTGCAGATGAACTCAAAAGGGAGAAGCTCTTACCTGGTTACCAAAGACCTAGCCCCTTGGGGTGTGGTGCTGTGACAGACCTCAGAATTGAGCCACATCCACTTTTGCAGTATCTCAAAGAGAGAGAATGGCGACTCCAGCAAGATCCTTCCCTGGGAGGCCCTACATATATGGGAAATTAA